The following proteins are co-located in the Shouchella hunanensis genome:
- a CDS encoding ferritin, translating to MLSENLASALNKQMNIEFQAAHDYMAMAAYCHSISYNGFAQFFLNQAAEEREHGMKVYTYLNDKGHLAVFNALDAPKRDYGALLDTFTAALAQERAVTKSYYEVYAIAEKEREYQTLSFLNWFLDEQVEEEATFETHIDYLTRIKDDANALYNYEQTFSSTE from the coding sequence ATGTTATCAGAAAACCTTGCTTCTGCACTAAACAAACAAATGAACATAGAATTCCAAGCGGCGCATGATTATATGGCAATGGCAGCCTACTGCCACTCTATTAGCTATAATGGGTTTGCACAGTTCTTCCTTAATCAAGCGGCTGAAGAACGAGAGCATGGGATGAAAGTGTACACCTATTTAAATGACAAAGGTCACTTAGCCGTATTTAACGCCCTTGATGCACCAAAACGTGATTACGGTGCGTTACTTGACACATTTACCGCAGCACTTGCACAAGAACGAGCCGTAACAAAAAGTTACTATGAAGTTTATGCGATTGCCGAAAAAGAACGAGAATACCAAACCCTTTCGTTTTTAAACTGGTTCCTAGATGAACAAGTGGAAGAAGAAGCAACGTTTGAAACACATATTGATTACTTAACGCGTATAAAAGACGATGCGAACGCTTTGTACAATTACGAACAGACCTTTAGTAGCACTGAATAA
- a CDS encoding MarR family winged helix-turn-helix transcriptional regulator: protein MDSFDESIGFATAQTHRMMFRAFTSYLKSFDITPEQWTVIKRLYTYGDLTQKQLVTASEKDKATLTRIIDLLERKTFIKKTQNDEDKRSHYICLTKHGIQLYKTVQPGTEQFYKDLVEEISTTDLAVYVDTLKKLQQACRYYID, encoded by the coding sequence TTGGATTCATTCGACGAATCCATTGGGTTTGCAACGGCTCAAACCCACCGTATGATGTTTCGAGCCTTTACATCTTACTTAAAATCATTCGATATTACACCAGAACAGTGGACAGTTATCAAGCGACTTTACACCTATGGCGACCTCACTCAAAAGCAACTAGTCACTGCTTCTGAAAAAGATAAAGCCACGTTGACGCGGATTATTGACTTGCTTGAAAGAAAGACCTTCATAAAAAAAACGCAAAACGATGAAGATAAACGGTCACACTACATCTGTTTAACGAAACATGGAATTCAGCTGTATAAAACGGTTCAACCTGGTACAGAGCAATTCTATAAAGATTTAGTAGAAGAGATTTCAACGACTGATCTAGCAGTTTACGTTGACACGCTTAAGAAACTTCAACAAGCATGTCGCTATTATATTGATTAA
- a CDS encoding YczE/YyaS/YitT family protein produces the protein MHVFQRYSMFVLGIFSMGLGIALTTRSDLGTTPISSVPYVLSLALPLSLGAFTFLTLLLFVFVQKLILKKDFPFIQYAQLMIAPLLGLSVDLGMYLTLFIEPTFYVEKIGIVVIGSFFLALGVTLQVEAKTVMNAGEAIVHVLANRLQKPFSSVKIWFDWMLVLSGLLLSLALLGGFYGIREGTLIAAFLVGLFVKWIHLFRTMLHRRFFLKGSD, from the coding sequence TTGCACGTTTTTCAACGCTATTCTATGTTTGTACTAGGCATCTTTTCTATGGGATTAGGCATTGCTCTTACTACACGATCTGATCTTGGAACCACTCCCATATCAAGCGTTCCTTATGTATTAAGCCTTGCACTTCCTTTGTCCCTTGGTGCGTTTACTTTTTTGACATTACTGCTCTTTGTATTTGTTCAGAAACTCATTCTTAAAAAGGACTTCCCTTTCATTCAATATGCACAGCTTATGATTGCGCCTTTACTCGGTTTAAGTGTGGATCTCGGGATGTATCTTACCTTGTTTATAGAGCCGACGTTCTATGTAGAGAAAATCGGAATTGTAGTCATTGGCAGTTTTTTTCTTGCATTAGGAGTGACATTACAAGTAGAGGCTAAAACCGTCATGAACGCTGGTGAAGCCATTGTTCATGTACTTGCCAACCGCTTGCAAAAGCCTTTTAGCTCGGTAAAAATATGGTTTGACTGGATGCTTGTTTTAAGTGGGCTTCTTCTATCATTAGCGCTTCTTGGAGGGTTTTACGGCATTCGCGAGGGTACGTTAATTGCGGCCTTCCTTGTTGGCTTATTTGTGAAGTGGATTCATCTCTTTCGTACGATGCTCCATCGGCGATTCTTTTTAAAGGGTTCTGATTAA
- a CDS encoding TetR/AcrR family transcriptional regulator, translated as MHTKEKIKRESTELFATLGYEGTSMANIAERVGIKKPSLYAHYKNKEALFLDLVMDMSLDYVTFIKDSLGQGNVSIEKQLYQAFITYVHDWTQDNPANQFYSRFLQYPPQQLAEPLKEMLSESERKVRALFSDVMKEGQEQGALTMELDSETMAYTYFALIEGLVTEVVFYSPEEISKQAEKSWSVYWRGIRA; from the coding sequence ATGCACACGAAAGAAAAAATTAAACGTGAAAGCACGGAGCTATTTGCAACTCTCGGTTATGAAGGTACATCAATGGCAAATATTGCGGAACGAGTGGGAATTAAGAAGCCCTCCCTCTATGCGCATTATAAAAACAAAGAGGCACTCTTCTTGGATTTAGTAATGGACATGTCACTGGATTACGTAACGTTTATTAAAGATTCTCTTGGACAAGGGAATGTAAGTATTGAAAAGCAACTCTATCAAGCATTTATAACGTATGTTCATGACTGGACCCAAGATAACCCAGCAAATCAATTTTACAGCCGTTTTCTTCAGTATCCACCTCAACAACTAGCAGAACCATTAAAAGAGATGCTTAGTGAGAGTGAACGAAAGGTACGTGCACTTTTTTCAGACGTCATGAAAGAGGGTCAAGAACAAGGTGCTTTAACGATGGAGCTCGATTCGGAAACAATGGCATACACGTACTTTGCTTTAATTGAAGGATTGGTGACAGAAGTGGTTTTTTATTCACCAGAAGAAATTAGTAAACAAGCAGAGAAGTCTTGGAGCGTATATTGGCGGGGAATTAGAGCATAG
- a CDS encoding MFS transporter, giving the protein MAQTPLRKNSTFVLLLIAGIFAVVGFSMFLTTTTWYVVTILGSASSLGIVLIAATVPRLLMMTFGGVVADKYKKTTIMFGTNLAQGLLLLTIYVLVDLDQMTFFLLLLTAAVFGTLDAFFGPASSSMIPKIVPKEQLQKANAYFQGVDQVSFIIGPILAGLIMETGTVATSYLVATILVFLSAIVIFPPFIKEAPVENHVKQSPLKDLREGFQYIKSSNFLVVGLAVLITLNFFVFGALHIAIPLLVDLHGGTPINLSYMEVSLGVGMVISTLILSSIPIRRRGFTSLMGLFAAVGTLLLFSMAPNLLTLTIIVFFIGFSMSFVYIPFFTAAQENTDGRLMGRVMSIIFLAMNGFDPIAYGLVSALVAADVRIQLILFGLGIAGLFIACIVKWKAPYYAKS; this is encoded by the coding sequence ATGGCACAAACACCATTAAGAAAAAATTCAACGTTCGTGCTCCTGCTCATTGCAGGTATCTTTGCCGTTGTAGGCTTTAGTATGTTTTTAACGACGACAACGTGGTATGTTGTAACCATTCTTGGATCAGCAAGCTCGCTAGGTATTGTCCTAATTGCAGCTACCGTCCCTCGTTTGCTTATGATGACTTTTGGCGGCGTTGTAGCAGATAAATATAAAAAAACGACCATTATGTTTGGAACCAATTTGGCACAAGGTCTTTTGCTCCTAACGATTTATGTCCTGGTCGATTTGGATCAGATGACGTTTTTCCTTTTGTTACTAACAGCTGCTGTTTTTGGTACATTAGATGCATTCTTTGGTCCAGCCAGTTCTTCGATGATTCCAAAAATCGTCCCGAAGGAACAGTTACAAAAAGCCAATGCGTACTTCCAAGGGGTTGACCAAGTTTCTTTTATTATTGGTCCAATCCTAGCAGGGTTAATTATGGAAACAGGAACCGTTGCAACGAGTTATCTCGTCGCAACAATTCTAGTATTTCTTTCGGCTATTGTTATTTTTCCACCATTTATTAAAGAAGCACCTGTGGAAAACCACGTAAAACAAAGCCCACTAAAAGACTTACGGGAAGGGTTTCAATATATTAAAAGCTCTAACTTCTTAGTCGTTGGTTTAGCCGTGTTAATTACACTGAATTTCTTTGTTTTCGGGGCGCTACACATCGCCATTCCATTACTAGTCGATCTGCACGGCGGGACCCCCATTAACTTAAGCTACATGGAAGTCAGCTTAGGTGTCGGTATGGTTATTAGCACACTCATTCTAAGTTCAATTCCAATTCGACGAAGAGGCTTTACCTCATTAATGGGGCTGTTCGCTGCCGTAGGAACATTACTGTTATTCAGTATGGCGCCTAACTTGCTTACGCTCACAATCATTGTCTTTTTTATTGGTTTTTCAATGTCGTTCGTTTACATCCCTTTCTTTACAGCGGCACAAGAAAATACGGATGGCCGATTAATGGGTCGTGTGATGAGCATTATTTTTCTTGCTATGAACGGGTTTGACCCGATTGCTTATGGATTAGTCAGCGCATTGGTTGCAGCTGATGTTCGCATCCAGCTCATTTTGTTCGGTCTCGGGATTGCCGGCTTATTCATAGCATGCATAGTAAAATGGAAAGCACCGTACTATGCCAAATCTTAA
- a CDS encoding sugar ABC transporter substrate-binding protein: MAFKKTIGTLISGALLTSFLVGCTSGNEKEPEETANEPKEPPTEESLSPEEGAHLVLWDNGDEEAEWAAFVAEAFEETYGVPVELQEVGHTDAPTKLETDGPAGLGADVFNAAHDHLGKMVSAGLVYDNYYASDYKETFMDASVNGTSYLDQDGQLTMYGFPLAIETYALYYNKDIVEEPPSTWEELFTTAKTFQEESTNNERRFGFMMEPANFYYTHAFMAGYGGYVFGDQNTNAKDLGIDNEGAIQSGHFLASIHDELLPLAIEDITGDVISSFFNEGNLAYRISGPWDVRNHESAGVNFGVAPLPLLENGEAPQSFSGIKAYYVNSYSEYPKAATLLAQFASSEEMLLKRYEMTGQLPPVKALVENELIQQDEISTAFLEQALQAVPMPNMPEMISVWGPMQVAYTSIWNDGTDPEKALKAAREQIEDAIATLSP, from the coding sequence ATGGCGTTTAAAAAAACAATCGGTACACTTATTTCCGGGGCGCTGTTAACGAGCTTTTTAGTTGGCTGTACATCAGGGAATGAAAAAGAGCCTGAGGAAACGGCAAATGAACCAAAAGAGCCACCGACAGAAGAAAGTCTATCACCTGAAGAAGGCGCGCATCTCGTTCTCTGGGACAATGGAGACGAAGAGGCGGAGTGGGCGGCATTTGTAGCCGAAGCATTTGAAGAAACGTATGGTGTTCCAGTCGAGTTACAAGAAGTAGGGCATACGGATGCACCGACTAAACTGGAAACCGATGGACCTGCTGGTCTTGGTGCTGATGTCTTTAATGCCGCTCACGATCACCTGGGAAAAATGGTATCGGCAGGGCTTGTTTATGACAATTATTATGCAAGCGATTACAAAGAGACTTTTATGGATGCATCCGTAAACGGAACCTCCTATCTTGATCAAGATGGGCAATTAACAATGTATGGTTTTCCTCTCGCCATCGAAACGTATGCACTTTATTACAATAAAGACATTGTTGAAGAACCACCGAGCACTTGGGAAGAATTGTTCACTACAGCCAAAACGTTCCAAGAAGAGTCAACAAATAATGAGCGCAGGTTTGGCTTTATGATGGAGCCTGCAAACTTTTACTATACCCATGCATTTATGGCGGGGTACGGCGGATATGTTTTTGGTGACCAGAACACAAATGCTAAAGACCTTGGCATTGATAATGAAGGAGCCATCCAATCAGGGCATTTCTTAGCGTCTATACATGACGAGCTATTGCCGTTGGCTATTGAAGATATTACAGGTGATGTCATTTCTTCCTTTTTTAACGAGGGCAATCTTGCTTATCGCATTTCAGGTCCTTGGGATGTCCGCAATCACGAAAGCGCAGGGGTGAATTTCGGGGTGGCTCCTCTTCCATTACTCGAAAATGGAGAAGCACCACAATCGTTTTCTGGTATTAAAGCCTATTACGTTAACTCTTATAGCGAGTATCCGAAGGCAGCTACGTTACTAGCACAATTTGCATCAAGTGAAGAGATGTTGTTGAAGCGTTATGAAATGACTGGTCAACTTCCTCCAGTAAAAGCGCTTGTCGAAAATGAACTTATCCAGCAGGATGAGATTTCAACTGCATTCTTAGAGCAAGCATTGCAAGCTGTTCCTATGCCAAATATGCCAGAAATGATTTCTGTCTGGGGTCCTATGCAAGTAGCCTATACGTCTATCTGGAATGATGGTACAGATCCTGAAAAAGCGTTAAAAGCTGCACGTGAACAAATTGAAGATGCGATTGCGACATTAAGTCCGTAA
- a CDS encoding carbohydrate ABC transporter permease, translating into MRSHKNRGTLLSIIFMGFGQLYHRQFVKGGLFIALEIYLLLFWTLPFRNAMWGLYTLGETTQTRVGFTIVQGDHSIFLLIEGIIFLICGLLFLWMYVLAIRDARRVGFQRDQGKKANTFKQTWTVLADKGFPYFLLMPSVLFTAFLTILPLIFGIAIAFTNYSAPNHIPPASLVDWVGFQTFIDLFNMKTWNRTFLGVFSWTIIWAVLATVTTFFVGLFFAVLLNSKGIRFRKFWRSIYILPWAIPSFVSILIMRNLFNGEFGPINQYVEFLGLAAVPWLSDPNWAKFTLVLVNIWFGFPFWMVLMSGVMTSIDRELYQAAEVDGASGRQRFLGITLPIVMFSTAPLLIMNFAGNFNNFNLIYLLTQGGPVNIDYSYAGSTDILISWIYKLTLEQSQFAIASVISILIFFVLAAVSIWNFRRTRAFKEEDTML; encoded by the coding sequence GTGCGTAGTCATAAGAACCGTGGGACGCTATTGTCGATTATCTTTATGGGGTTCGGTCAACTGTATCACCGTCAATTTGTAAAAGGCGGGCTTTTTATCGCTCTAGAAATTTATTTGCTTTTGTTTTGGACATTACCTTTTCGAAATGCGATGTGGGGCTTATATACATTAGGAGAAACCACACAAACAAGGGTTGGCTTTACCATTGTTCAAGGAGATCACTCGATCTTTCTATTAATTGAAGGGATTATTTTTCTTATTTGCGGCTTGCTCTTTCTTTGGATGTATGTGCTAGCCATACGTGATGCACGTCGAGTCGGATTTCAACGAGATCAAGGAAAAAAAGCTAACACGTTTAAACAGACATGGACCGTATTAGCTGATAAGGGATTCCCCTATTTTCTATTAATGCCTTCTGTCTTATTTACAGCCTTTCTCACTATTCTTCCGCTTATTTTTGGAATCGCCATTGCTTTTACCAACTATTCAGCACCAAATCATATTCCCCCAGCCTCCTTAGTCGATTGGGTTGGCTTCCAGACATTTATCGATTTATTCAACATGAAAACGTGGAATCGTACATTTCTTGGTGTATTCTCTTGGACAATCATCTGGGCAGTGTTAGCAACTGTAACGACTTTTTTTGTTGGTTTATTTTTCGCCGTACTGTTGAATTCAAAAGGCATTCGGTTTCGTAAATTTTGGCGTAGCATTTACATTTTGCCTTGGGCGATTCCTTCATTTGTCTCCATTTTAATTATGCGAAATTTATTTAATGGAGAGTTTGGCCCGATTAATCAATACGTTGAATTTTTAGGTCTTGCTGCCGTCCCTTGGCTTAGTGATCCAAACTGGGCTAAGTTTACCCTCGTTCTCGTAAATATTTGGTTTGGTTTTCCGTTTTGGATGGTATTAATGAGTGGCGTCATGACAAGCATTGATCGTGAATTATATCAAGCTGCTGAAGTAGATGGCGCAAGCGGTCGTCAACGATTCTTAGGCATTACGCTCCCAATTGTTATGTTTTCCACAGCACCACTGCTCATTATGAATTTTGCAGGAAATTTTAATAACTTTAATTTGATTTATCTTCTTACTCAAGGCGGACCTGTTAATATCGATTATTCTTACGCCGGTTCGACCGATATTCTCATCTCATGGATTTACAAACTGACATTAGAACAAAGTCAATTCGCCATTGCTTCTGTTATCTCGATCTTAATCTTTTTCGTACTTGCCGCCGTATCGATTTGGAATTTCAGACGAACCCGGGCATTCAAAGAGGAGGACACGATGCTATGA
- a CDS encoding sugar ABC transporter permease, with protein MNRKQKNRFSTFFKHLLLTFVALFTIYPVIWIVMGSFNPGSSLFTAQVIPGMNWSLFWEGMREFNFHTVMESFRSIRLTLSHYSHLFQETNYLLWYKNTLKIAFWNMVLSTFLVVTAAYAFSRFRFPGRKQGLMTMLVLQMFPGFMGMIAIYILLLQLNLLDNHWGLILVYAGGSIPFNAWLVKGYFDTLPKSLEEAAKIDGAGNTTIFARVLMPLSVPILVFVAVSNFIGPWMDFIFARLVLRSNENKTLAIGLFEMVTGRGNTEFTLFAAGAVLVAVPITILFMTFQRFMVEGLKAGANK; from the coding sequence ATGAACCGCAAACAAAAAAATCGTTTCAGCACGTTTTTTAAGCATCTCCTCTTAACGTTCGTTGCCTTATTCACTATTTATCCAGTGATATGGATTGTCATGGGTTCGTTTAATCCTGGAAGCTCCCTTTTTACCGCTCAAGTAATACCAGGGATGAACTGGTCCCTCTTTTGGGAAGGCATGCGCGAGTTTAACTTTCACACTGTTATGGAATCCTTTCGTTCCATTCGTCTTACACTCTCCCACTATAGTCATTTATTCCAAGAAACCAATTACCTACTTTGGTATAAAAACACATTGAAGATTGCTTTTTGGAATATGGTTTTATCTACCTTTCTTGTTGTCACCGCAGCTTATGCATTTAGTCGTTTTCGTTTTCCCGGTCGTAAGCAAGGTTTAATGACTATGCTCGTCTTACAAATGTTCCCAGGGTTCATGGGAATGATTGCGATTTATATTTTGTTGTTGCAACTGAATTTGCTGGATAATCACTGGGGGCTGATTCTTGTGTACGCAGGTGGATCTATACCTTTTAATGCTTGGCTCGTAAAAGGGTATTTTGATACTTTACCAAAAAGCCTTGAAGAAGCCGCAAAAATTGATGGAGCAGGCAACACTACGATCTTTGCACGAGTACTTATGCCTCTCTCTGTACCGATCCTTGTCTTTGTCGCAGTTTCAAACTTTATTGGGCCGTGGATGGATTTCATCTTTGCCCGACTAGTCTTGCGTTCAAATGAAAATAAAACCCTTGCCATTGGCTTATTTGAAATGGTTACAGGACGAGGAAATACGGAATTCACTCTTTTTGCTGCTGGCGCCGTTCTTGTTGCTGTACCCATTACGATTCTCTTTATGACATTTCAACGGTTTATGGTGGAAGGTCTCAAAGCAGGAGCAAATAAATAA
- a CDS encoding ferritin-like domain-containing protein: MHMDAHEVKTLNQLLEGQYMGIHSYEHFLEHLSAGSPLYDTMTAIHHDLEKHASLLATRIEALDGVPVKSEGAIGTIQRWLSELFDRPHGEEDILKHAIKGENLYGIRMSEKIARQGLDEESLQLVHRIIDEQREHVDQLKKKLHH, translated from the coding sequence ATGCACATGGATGCACACGAAGTGAAAACATTGAATCAGTTGTTAGAAGGGCAGTATATGGGGATTCACTCATACGAGCACTTTTTAGAGCACCTTTCAGCAGGATCACCCTTATACGACACGATGACTGCCATTCATCATGACTTGGAAAAACACGCTTCCTTACTCGCCACACGTATTGAAGCCCTTGATGGTGTACCTGTAAAAAGTGAAGGCGCCATTGGAACCATTCAACGCTGGCTAAGTGAACTGTTTGATCGACCCCATGGTGAGGAAGATATTCTTAAACATGCTATTAAGGGGGAGAATTTGTACGGTATCCGGATGTCCGAAAAAATTGCACGACAAGGCTTGGATGAAGAGAGTTTGCAGCTCGTTCATCGTATCATTGATGAACAACGCGAACACGTCGATCAATTAAAAAAGAAACTCCACCATTAA
- a CDS encoding alpha-amylase family glycosyl hydrolase, protein MVKKRIAWIAPILLVSGCTNVFSGEEEAMKWSQETPFVEDTESRIYYEIFVRAFADGDGDGIGDLKGATSKLDYLHDLGVTGIWLMPINPSPSYHGYDVTDYTDVHPDYGTIEDMKTFVKEAHNRGIDVIIDFVMNHSSSEHPWFQQALAGDETYRDYYVWSDDSTNLNQVGDWQQPVWHGEGEPKYEGVFWHGMPDMNFANSQVMAEFKEASQFWLEEIGIDGFRLDAAKYLYSAYQLDDHHEENVALWKDFNAHVKGIKPHSMLVGEVWDSASVVGQYLQGIDSGFNFDLSSRILSSVQQEKDTGIAPGLEKVRNHFSSVAEGYVDSTFLTNHDIDRVMSQLNGNEDHAKMAASLLLTLPGNPYLYYGEEVGLEGMKPDEHIREPMIWTKEESPEETTWIERRYSTNREKVAVEAQLENEDSLLHHYREMIAVRRSHPILMDGEVTVSEVKKEGLVAFERVLDEESVLVLHNMTGARVDVQLPEQWVDLYYRNGDSEQNGQSVQMAPYSTVVFSH, encoded by the coding sequence ATGGTAAAAAAAAGAATCGCATGGATCGCTCCGATTTTGCTCGTGAGCGGCTGTACGAACGTTTTTTCTGGGGAGGAAGAGGCGATGAAGTGGTCACAAGAAACACCGTTCGTAGAAGATACGGAAAGCCGAATTTACTATGAAATTTTTGTGCGAGCGTTTGCAGACGGAGATGGAGATGGTATCGGTGATTTAAAAGGAGCGACGAGTAAGCTTGATTATTTGCACGATCTTGGTGTTACTGGTATTTGGCTCATGCCCATTAACCCATCGCCGAGTTATCATGGGTATGACGTGACGGATTATACAGATGTTCATCCTGATTATGGAACGATAGAAGACATGAAAACGTTCGTAAAGGAAGCACATAATCGTGGAATCGACGTTATTATTGATTTCGTTATGAATCACAGCTCGTCTGAACACCCATGGTTTCAACAGGCGTTAGCAGGGGATGAAACGTACCGTGATTATTACGTTTGGAGTGACGACTCAACAAATCTTAATCAAGTGGGGGATTGGCAACAACCTGTGTGGCATGGAGAGGGCGAACCAAAGTATGAAGGCGTTTTTTGGCACGGTATGCCTGACATGAATTTCGCTAATTCGCAGGTAATGGCTGAATTTAAAGAAGCAAGTCAATTTTGGTTAGAGGAAATTGGTATTGATGGTTTTCGATTAGACGCAGCCAAATACTTGTATAGCGCTTATCAATTGGATGATCATCATGAAGAAAATGTTGCGTTGTGGAAGGATTTTAATGCTCACGTGAAAGGGATTAAACCTCATTCCATGCTTGTTGGTGAAGTGTGGGACAGTGCATCCGTGGTAGGGCAGTACTTACAAGGAATTGATAGTGGATTTAACTTTGACTTGTCTAGTCGTATTCTCTCCTCTGTCCAGCAGGAGAAGGATACAGGGATTGCGCCTGGCTTGGAGAAAGTGCGGAACCATTTTTCATCTGTAGCAGAAGGGTATGTGGATAGTACCTTTTTAACGAATCATGATATAGACCGAGTGATGAGTCAACTTAACGGAAACGAAGACCACGCGAAAATGGCCGCTTCTCTCTTACTCACACTACCAGGAAACCCCTATCTTTATTATGGAGAAGAAGTGGGGCTTGAGGGGATGAAGCCAGATGAGCATATCCGAGAACCGATGATATGGACGAAAGAAGAAAGTCCTGAAGAAACGACATGGATTGAGCGTCGCTATAGTACGAATCGAGAAAAAGTAGCAGTAGAAGCTCAACTAGAAAATGAAGATTCCTTGCTTCATCATTATAGAGAGATGATTGCGGTACGGCGAAGTCATCCTATTTTAATGGATGGTGAGGTGACGGTCTCTGAAGTGAAAAAAGAAGGACTTGTTGCGTTTGAGCGTGTATTAGACGAGGAGAGCGTTCTTGTCTTGCATAACATGACAGGAGCCCGTGTGGACGTTCAACTGCCAGAACAATGGGTGGATCTATATTACCGTAACGGAGATAGTGAACAGAATGGGCAAAGCGTTCAGATGGCACCGTATTCAACCGTCGTGTTTAGTCATTAA
- a CDS encoding MFS transporter, with product MNNRRIVLTIFMLGTFAIGMTEYVVTGLLTEFARDLDVAVSTTGLLLSVYAISVAVFGPLLRIITIKYPPKPLLIGLTALFVISNIIAATAPTFEILLLSRLLSATMHAPFFGLAMMMAINMSLPERRTQAIAIVQGGLTIAIMIGVPFGSFIGGIVDWRLVFWFLVLLGALVLIGLLLFVPNEKQTVAPNLKSELQALANKNVLWVLAIIVFGFSGVFTAYTFKEPMLREFAGFGVPGVTLGLFFFGLGAVIGNFTSGRVPPRLLTKTLMASLVALALVLFTFTFLLQSPVLAIVSCFLFGAGTFGTTPLLNAKVILAAKEAPMLSGTIAASIFNVANALGASLGTIFLNMGFSFTMITFVAGGIILFGLVLTIITSKVEDKALYE from the coding sequence ATGAATAATCGCCGCATAGTATTAACCATTTTTATGCTAGGTACTTTTGCTATAGGGATGACGGAATATGTCGTCACTGGTTTATTAACCGAATTTGCACGTGATCTCGATGTCGCTGTGTCCACAACTGGATTATTGCTAAGTGTATATGCGATTAGCGTAGCTGTCTTTGGACCTCTCTTGCGCATCATTACAATTAAGTATCCACCAAAACCATTGCTTATAGGGCTGACTGCGCTTTTTGTTATTAGTAATATCATCGCCGCAACAGCGCCTACTTTTGAGATATTGCTACTATCACGGTTACTGTCCGCTACTATGCATGCGCCATTTTTCGGCCTTGCCATGATGATGGCTATTAACATGTCACTACCTGAAAGACGAACACAAGCTATCGCCATTGTACAAGGAGGTTTAACCATTGCGATTATGATCGGTGTTCCCTTTGGCTCCTTTATTGGTGGAATAGTAGACTGGCGCTTAGTGTTTTGGTTTTTAGTATTATTAGGGGCACTCGTTTTAATTGGATTACTTCTATTTGTCCCGAATGAAAAACAAACTGTAGCACCTAATTTAAAATCAGAGTTACAAGCATTAGCGAACAAAAATGTCTTGTGGGTCCTTGCCATCATCGTCTTCGGCTTCTCCGGTGTCTTTACGGCTTATACGTTCAAAGAGCCGATGTTACGGGAATTTGCAGGGTTTGGTGTTCCTGGTGTGACACTTGGACTATTCTTTTTCGGTCTCGGTGCCGTAATCGGTAACTTCACATCTGGTCGTGTGCCTCCACGCTTATTAACAAAAACATTAATGGCTTCTTTAGTGGCACTCGCACTCGTTTTATTTACCTTTACATTCCTTCTGCAAAGTCCCGTGCTTGCAATTGTAAGCTGCTTTTTATTCGGGGCCGGAACGTTTGGAACGACACCATTACTAAACGCAAAAGTGATTTTAGCAGCAAAAGAAGCACCGATGCTTTCAGGAACAATTGCTGCATCTATTTTTAATGTTGCTAATGCTCTTGGTGCTAGCCTTGGTACAATCTTCCTCAATATGGGGTTCAGCTTTACGATGATTACATTTGTGGCAGGTGGGATTATCCTATTTGGACTTGTGTTAACCATCATTACAAGTAAAGTGGAAGATAAAGCATTATACGAATGA